From a region of the Triticum aestivum cultivar Chinese Spring chromosome 7D, IWGSC CS RefSeq v2.1, whole genome shotgun sequence genome:
- the LOC123171071 gene encoding glycine-rich cell wall structural protein 1.8, which translates to MAGRRYEWINWDGLGNEAEEDAADLNYDYEWVVPDQDEDVAESSHRRWGGRLGLAGGVRGRDVGLGRGNAGRSGLGRGGAGGSGLGQRVRSVVNQAMVGGNGEGGGREDDGHARGSGDHARGGRRLGLAGSRRGPNPVTRWPVDRPTVEAQENGGVGDSEEHVEQEADNNVEGDGNGGASGKL; encoded by the exons ATGGCTGGTCGCCGCTACGAGTGGATCAACTGGGATGGCCTTGGCAACGAGGCGGAGGAGGATGCGGCCGATTTGAACTACGACTACGAGTGGGTCGTACCCGACCAAG ATGAAGACGTGGCAGAGAGTTCCCACCGGCGTTGGGGAGGAAGGCTTGGCCTGGCAGGTGGAGTAAGGGGTCGGGACGTGGGACTTGGACGAGGAAATGCTGGTCGATCAGGACTTGGACGAGGAGGCGCTGGCGGATCAGGACTTGGTCAGCGTGTACGTTCAGTCGTGAACCAAGCAATGGTGGGGGGAAATGGTGAGGGAGGCGGCAGGGAGGACGACGGGCATGCACGCGGCAGCGGCGACCATGCACGCGGTGGACGCCGGCTTGGACTTGCGGGGTCAAGGCGTGGCCCTAATCCGGTGACAAGGTGGCCTGTTGATCGTCCAACTGTAG AAGCACAAGAGAATGGTGGAGTTGGTGATTCTGAGGAGCATGTAGAACAAGAGGCAGATAACAATGTGGAAGGCGATGGGAATGGAGGAGCCTCAGGTAAACTATAA